A genomic segment from Vidua macroura isolate BioBank_ID:100142 chromosome Z, ASM2450914v1, whole genome shotgun sequence encodes:
- the LOC128822355 gene encoding uncharacterized protein LOC128822355 codes for MMSLSATGAKRERSQGAVHRLVGYGGATVACRDLPLSMPCPGSYSHCFDYTLNCDMSQVPQGQVLASQDSSVQAGEAERQESTDRVRGAQEFRWKQLSAFEGEHHSSLERVFEVAAQTAEESQPQRDLLKEAVPLAAPKVCRPQRPAHRGLEKLLQEFSRQGHALSQVCREKAVLAQENAALEARLAATERDLRGVSEQLAEASLTWDFQNSRLLHGNVVSRVLMLQLKMEGHAEKKS; via the exons ATGATGTCCCTTAGTGCTACTGGTGCAAAA agggagaggtccCAAGGCGCAGTTCACCGCCTTGTGGGCTACGGAGGAGCCACTGTTGCCTGCAGGGACCTACCCCTCTCCATGCCCTGTCCAGGTAGCTACAGTCACTGCTTCGACTACACCCTTAACTGTGACATGAGCCAA GTCCCTCAAGGACAGGTCCTCGCCAGTCAGGACTCCTCGGTCCAGGCAGGAGAGGCGGAGCGGCAGGAGAGCACGGATAGAGTGCGCGGCGCTCAGGAGTTCAG ATGGAAGCAGTTGTCTGCATTTGAGGGAGAGCACCATTCCTCACTAGAGAGGGTGTTTGAAGTGGCGGCACAGACAGCAGAGGAATCACAGCCTCAGAGGGAtctgctgaaggaagcagttCCTCTGGCAGCGCCAAAG GTTTGCCGCCCGCAGCGGCCAGCCCACAGGggtctggagaagctgctccaggagttcTCTCGCCAAGGGCACgcactgtcccaggtgtgcagagagAAGGCGGTGCTGGCGCAAGAGAACGCTGCCCTGGAAGCCCGACTGGCAGCCACGGAGCGGGACCTACGAGGCgtttcagagcagctggcagaggccag TTTGACATGGGATTTTCAGAATTCAAGGCTCTTACATGGGAATGTTGTGAGTAGGGTGCTGATGCTTCAGCTGAAGATGGAAggtcatgctgaaaaaaaatcttga